One window of the Balaenoptera ricei isolate mBalRic1 chromosome X, mBalRic1.hap2, whole genome shotgun sequence genome contains the following:
- the LOC132356942 gene encoding LOW QUALITY PROTEIN: zinc finger protein with KRAB and SCAN domains 1-like (The sequence of the model RefSeq protein was modified relative to this genomic sequence to represent the inferred CDS: deleted 1 base in 1 codon), protein MMTAESREATGLSPHAAQEKDGIVIVKVEEEDEEEHMWGQDASLQESPPPKPEIFRQRFRHFCYQNTFGPREALSRVKELCHQWLRPEINTKEQIVELLVLEQFLSILPKELQVWLQEYRPDSGEEAVTLLEDLELDLSGQQVPGQVHGPEMLARGMVPLDPAQESSSFDLPHEATQSHFKHSSRKPHLLQPRALPATHVPASYHEGGPRDQAMASALFSADSLAMVKIEDMAVSLILEEWGCQNLARRNLNRDTRQENYGNVISQGCENRNENEESTSKAEIAEDSASHGETTGKFQKDFGEKREQQGRVVERQQRNPEEKTGKEKRDPGPATVKEKKKNPSTGERGPREKGKGLGRTFSLSSNFNTPEEDPTGAKSHRCDECGKCFTRSSSLIRHKIIHTGEKPYECSECGKAFSLNSNLVLHQRIHTGEKPHECNECGKAFSHSSNLILHQRIHSGEKPYECNECGKAFSQSSDLTKHQRIHTGEKPYECSECGKAFNRNSYLILHRRIHTREKPYKCTKCGKAFTRSSTLTLHHRIHTRERASEYSPASLDAFGAFLKSCV, encoded by the exons ATGATGACTGCTGAGTCAAGGGAAGCCACCGGTCTGTCCCCCCACGCTGCCCAGGAGAAGGACGGCATCGTGATAGTGAAGGTCgaagaggaagatgaggaagagCACATGTGGGGGCAGGACGCCAGTCTGCAGGAGTCTCCTCCTCCCAAGCCAGAGATCTTCCGCCAGCGGTTCAGGCACTTCTGTTACCAGAACACTTTTGGGCCTCGAGAGGCCCTGAGTCGAGTGAAGGAACTTTGTCACCAGTGGCTGCGACCAGAGATAAACACCAAGGAGCAGATCGTGGAGCTGCTGGTGCTGGAGCAGTTCCTTTCTATTCTGCCCAAGGAGCTCCAGGTCTGGCTGCAGGAATACCGTCCCGATAGTGGGGAGGAGGCTGTGACCCTTCTGGAAGATCTGGAGCTGGATTTATCAGGACAGCAGGTCCCAGGTCAAGTTCATGGACCTGAGATGCTCGCAAGGGGGATGGTGCCTCTGGATCCAGCACAGGAGTCCTCGAGCTTTGACCTTCCTCATGAGGCCACCCAGTCCCATTTCAAGCATTCATCTCGGAAACCCCACCTCTTACAACCACGGGCTCTCCCTGCCACCCACGTTCCTGCCTCTTATCACGAGGGGGGTCCCAGAGACCAGGCGATGGCATCTGCACTGTTCTCGGCAGATTCCCTGGCAATGGTGAAGATCGAGGACATGGCCGTGTCCCTCATCCTGGAGGAATGGGGATGTCAGAACCTGGCTCGGAGGAATCTGAATAGGGACACCAGGCAGGAGAATTATGGGAACGTGATTTCCCAGGGTTGTGAAAACAGGAATGAGAATGAGGAGTCCACCTCAAAGGCTGAAATTGCAGAAGACTCAGCATCACATGGGGAGACCAcaggaaaattccagaaagattTCGGAGAAAAACGTGAACAGCAGGGCAGAGTAGTAGAAAGGCAGCAGAGAAACccagaggagaaaactggaaaagaaaagagagatccGGGGCCAGCTacagtcaaggaaaaaaaa aaaaaccccagcacaGGAGAGCGAGGTCCAAGGGAAAAGGGTAAAGGACTGGGGAGAACCTTCAGTCTGAGCTCAAACTTCAACACCCCTGAAGAAGATCCGACAGGAGCAAAGTCCCACAGATGCGATGAATGTGGTAAATGCTTCACAAGGAGTTCAAGCCTTATTCGCCATAAAATAATCCACACCGGAGAAAAGCCCTATGAATGTAGtgagtgtgggaaagccttcagtctTAACTCAAACCTTGTTCTGCATCAGCGAATCCACACAGGAGAGAAGCCTCATgaatgtaatgagtgtggcaaAGCCTTCAGTCACAGTTCAAATCTCATTCTGCATCAGCGGATCCACTCTGGGGAGAAACCCTACGAATGTAACGagtgtgggaaggccttcagCCAGAGCTCAGACCTCACTAAGCATCAGAGAATCCACACGGGGGAAAAGCCCTATGAATGTAGTGAATGTGGAAAGGCTTTCAACCGAAACTCATACCTTATTTTGCATCGGAGAATTCACACCCGAGAAAAGCCCTATAAGTGCACGAAGTGCGGCAAGGCCTTCACCCGGAGCTCGACCCTCACTCTGCATCACAGAATCCACACCAGAGAGCGAGCCTCCGAGTACAGCCCCGCCTCCCTCGATGCTTTCGGAGCATTCCTGAAAAGCTGTGTGTAA